The following nucleotide sequence is from Candidatus Bathyarchaeota archaeon.
GCTGCGACTATGGTATCTTCATGTTGTCAAGGTATCGCGATGAGAGGAGAATCGGACACTCCAAGGAAGAAGCAGTCATGGAGACTGTTAGGTGGGTTGGAGAGGCAATAACTGGTAGCGCCGGAACCACCATGGTCGGTTTCGGCTCCCTCGCGGTCGTACCATTCAGCCTATTCCAAACAATGGGATTATGCGTAATGATTGGAATCGGCTGCGCCTTGCTCGCTGCATTAACTCTTATCCCATCGCTTCTAGCACTTTTTGGAGACCGGCTTTTTTGGCCAAGAAAATTGCAAAAACCTCAAAGTAGTGGCGATAGAAAAGAAAGCGGCTATTTTGTAAGGTCTACCAAGTTTACTTTGAAGCATGCAAAGCTTATCCTCATCATTGCTATGCTTGCTACTCTGCCAGCCGTATATGTAATGGCGATTTCGCCATCAAGCTATGATTCCATCGTAATAATGCCCCAATGTGAAGCCAAGGATGGATACTATGCTCTAACCACCGGTTTTCCAAGAGGACAAATCCTCCAAACCCAGGTATACATTCAATTCGACACAAAGATTTGCTGGTGGCGCAACACTAGAGATGGAACAGGCACGAATTTCAACTACAAGCTTCTCGAGGCAGTTGACACACTAACCCACCGGTTGCTGGCAGTTGAGGGAGTGGCAAACGTCTCCAGTCCGACCATGCCATACGGAAAGCACGTCACATGGTGGAAGCTTGGAGATAATGCCCGTAATCCAATGAAACCCATAGAAACACGCAAATCCTACGAGCAAATGGTGCTCAGTTACATAAGCCACAATAACCAAACCGCCATGCTTCAAATAACGCTGAGCTACGAGCCATATAGCCTTGAAGCTATGAACACAGTGAGACAAATCCGTAATTTGATAAACAAACTCCAGGGAGAAGTTGTAGCTTTAAGGAATACTAAAATCTATATCGGCGGGGCAACTCAAGCCAACATGGATCTTATGGATTGCGTGAACACGAATTTCGTATACGTAGTTGCTGTTCTAATGGCTGGGATCTTCCTCATTCTGCTCTTCATGTTAGGTTCAGTCCTACTCCCGATAAGGCTGATCTTCACTATTATTCTCAGCTTCATCTGGACAATGGCACTTACTACAATAGTGGTCCAAGCTTGGCTTAACATTCCAATTTACTGGTTTATCCCAGTTATGTTGTTCACGGTAGTAAATGGCTTGGGGATGGATTATGACATCTTCCTCGTCTCTAGGATCCGCGAGGAGGTTGTGAAGGGAAGGAACGATGAAAAGGCGATTGAGGTTGGAGTTGAGCGAACTGGTGGAATCATCACTGCCTGTGGCTTAGTAATGGCTGGAGCGCTCGGGTCATTCATTTTTTCAGGCTTTCCAATACTTATAGAAATAGGATTCGCAATCGCGGTGGCAATCCTCCTAGACACATGGCTTGTCCGAATATACCTTGTTCCAGCGATTATGCTTCTAATGAAGAAGTGGAACTGGTGGGCTCCAGGACCGTTAATGCGAGTCAAAGGGCAATCTCGAAGGGAGGTTAGATAAATACGCTAAAATTACCCATTGCAAAAATAGCGCTTGTTTCAGGTCTTGTTATTCTGCTGACCAGTCTCGCTCTAGTTGTTTATGGTCTTCACGGTATCTCGACATCGCATCAAACGACGAAAGCAAAGACGAGGACTCTATACGATAATATACTAACCGTAAATGGCGGAGATTACGAAGTTAAGTCATTCAGCATCTCCGCTAATCGAACTGTCAAAGGAGACTTTACAACAGAAAAGGAGTTAGCAAACTTCTACGTATTAAACAGCACCAGCTACAACCAGTGGAAAGGAACAGGAGAACTAAGGGCTTACATCATCCACAAAAAGAATCCCCGCAACTATTCCTTCTCATTCAAAACGAATTATACAGACACGTATTACTTCATCTTCGATAATCGACGCCTCCAAAACGATAAAGATGTTACGTTTAGGCTACTCATACAATGGACAGAAATAGAGACTCAGTACCACCCAAATTATAACTACGTCCTTATTTATATCGGAATCACCCTAACGACTGCAGGCGGAGTTTTGGTCGGAGCGAGTTTAGTCTTGAACCTTAAGATTGAAGTAAAGCCGTGAATTTCTTCTAGCATACTGGATGAGGTTGAGCTCACAATAAGCTTAACGGAGAAGTTGAAAGCGCCAATAGACTTGGTCAATGTTGTTGCATGAGAGTCAGCGGATTTAGGCCCCATATATAGAGTCCTCAAAGAGGGAAAGCTTGTATACTGTGAGGATGAAGGCTTTAAGGGGAATTGGGAAAGAAAGATGCTCCTAACAATCCTTGACGGCGACGACCTCAACCGACTACTTAATGCTCGCTGGCTTCATTATTCAGTTTAACATCATACGCCTACAATGAGAACTGTATCATAAGGCTCATTACAAAGGAAAAGGGCTAAACAAACAATCAAATGAGTACGAGGAATAGAAAAATTATAGCGGATGCATAGGATGCGGAAAGAGTTGAAAAACTGAAAAAATAACTGATTAAAATAAACTGAAGATATCTATGTCGAAGAGGTTTTTCAGGATACGCCAATCCTCGATCGCATGGAGTATTCAGGCTTTGCCAACTAGGGCTAACGCCTTTTCAGGCTGAGCCTCAATGTTTATGGCTTTTATGCCTTCATTTTCAGCTACTTGAATGAGCCTTTGATCTGCACTTAGGAGAAGGTCGCATTTCACTTCTCTGGATGTAGATATTTGAAGTGCATCAGCCTGGTATATGTGATGTTTAATTACTAGCATCCAAGATTCAACAATAGATTTCATAGTCATGGGAAGTATTTGCAGTGAACCCAATCGAACCATCTTGGTTGACTCTGAAATAAAATCTAGTAAAGCCGTTTTAAGCGCGTCATTTGTGAGAAAACCTTTTGAGGCGTACCTATCAAAGACACCAAACGTTTCGCCAATGTTCCAGATGGAGAACGTGAACCTTAACTCACCTGATTCAGCTTTGGCGTAGACAACATCAACAACCTGTGAACCTTTCTCTTCAATATACCTCTTCACGATGCTGCTTGTGTCTAGATAAACGAGTTTGGCGTTCATCCCTCATCCCTCTAACCTCTTCGCCAGCTAATGTTCCCAATCTAGGTCTTCTCTCTTGAACCTCTCTAATGGATGGATATACATCGGTCTCAAGTCCAATGGCTTTAGAAAAACTCCTTAACAACCCGACAGCGTTGAAACATTTAATAGCTTCCTCGACAGCCAAACTTGTCATCCGCAGGCTTCCATATCTTGAAGATACAAATTTTTTAAATTCCTCCCACGTCGCCTCATTAATAAGAATAGTTGTTTTAACATTCATATGGTTCGCCATCATTAAGATAAACCATCTAGAATATTAACCTTACTAGAATTTAAAGCAGAACAAGAGAGCTTTAAAATCTTCCAACAATTAATTACTGAGGAAACAAAAAACAAAAGATGGGTTTCTAGTGAAGAGAATTCCCTAAAAGGATGGCCTAAAAGGATGGATAGCGTCTAAGCCGGCGATATATTTTAAGTCTTGAAGAAAAGAGATAGGCTACCTGAGTTCGAGGTGCCTGGAAATGTTCAACAAAGATGAGTTGGATAATTTCTTTAATGCCAAGTCTGTGGCTGTAATAGGCGCCTCAGAGACACCGGGTAAGATAGGCTATGAAGTTTTGCGAAGTCTTTCCCAATACGGCTATAAGGGACGCGTCTATCCCGTAACTCCAAAGTCAAAGGAGATTCTTGGCGTAAAATGTTATCCAAGCGTTCAAAGCTTGCCAGAAACCGTGGATTTGGCTGTTTTCACGTTGTCTTCAGTGCTAGTTCCAGGGCTGTTACAGGAGTGCGGTGAGAAGGGTGTAAAGAATGTCGTAATCGTGTCCGGAGGCTTTCAGGAACTTGGTGGGCAGTATCAGGAGATCCAGACAAAAGTGGTTGAGATCGCAAAAAAGTATGGAATTCGTATAATAGGTCCGAATTGTATAGGCGTATTCAATTCAAAAAATAGGTTGGATACCTTTTTCCAATCGCATGAAAGAATGACACGACCTCCACTTGGACCCATAGCCTTTCTTACTCAAAGTGGCACGTTTGGATGTACAATGCTTGAATGGGCTGCTGAAAGCGGTGTGGGCATAAGTAAATTTGTAAGTTACGGCAATCGCTGCGACGTCGATGAGGCGGATTTAATCCGGTATCTTGGAGCTGATACCGATACCAAAGTCATCGCAATTTATCTTGAAAGCATTCAGAATGGACGAAAATTTATGGCGGCTGTTCAGGAAGTACTGCCCCATAAACCGATAGTAGTTTTGAAAGCAGGTAAGACTGATTGGGGCTCCCGGGCAGCCCGGTCGCATACTGGTCAGTTAGCAGGCTCATATCAAGTGTGCGAAGCCGCCTTCAAGCAATCTGGACTTATTGAAGCCAAGAATTTCGAGGAACTATTTGACATGGCGAAGGCATTGGCTTTACAGCCTCCCGCAGCTGGTAATAGGATCGCGATGGTAACGAATGGGGCAGGACCATGTGTTATGGCGGCTGATGCCTGTGTTGAACGAGGACTCGTTCTAGCTAAATATCAAAGTGAAACCATTAGGAAATTAAAATCGGTTTTCCCTCCTTACTATGTCGTTGAAAATCCCGTCGACCTAACTGGAAGCGCTACCTCACAAGACTATGAAGTTGCAATTCAACACCTTGCACAAGATCAAAAAGTTGACCTAATTATGCCGTTTTTCGTGTTTCAAGACACGCCTTTAGATGAAAAAATCGTTGAAGTCATCCCGAAGATGACGCAATATGGCAAACCGATAGTTTGTTGCGCATCCGGCGGACAATATACAAAAGCTCAAGCTGGAATTTTAGAGAGAAGAGGTATACCTGTCTTTCCTATTCCAGAAAGAGCTGTTGCAGCGGCTTACGCACTGGTACGCTACGGGACCATTATTAGAAGATGTTAAATACAAATTCTTCATGCGCAGAATACTTTTGACATACCTACGAACAAAACAATTATATTCATAAAATGTTCCAATACAATTGGTTACCTGGAGAAAACTGCATAATGAAAGTTTGCCCATATGATGCTGAATTTTGTCGATTCTTTGTTAAGGGCTCTGGTGAATGTTTACTTCCAGAACCCTGTGACGGTTTTATTGGCTATCAAAAACGAAGAGAAGGAGACCTTAAAATCCTTTAGGGACTTTTCAACCAAGCCAAAAATTAGAAACAGAAATCCTAACAAAACCGATAAACATTTCATTCTTCTGGGAGGAAACATTGATGTGCGAATTCTCAGTATACCTCAAAGCTGGTATAAGGGAAGAGAAAATTGCTGAAGATATAACTAGTGTTAAACTTGAAGATGGAGTACTTGTTTTGCGTGATGTGCTGGGAACGACAAAGAATGTTAATAATGCCATAATCGGCGACTTAAACGTGGATAAGGAGGTTATGCACCTACGACAGTTACCAGTTCTATCGCAACTAATGAATTTTATTCGCATTTATGAAAGATGCCTTACAGAAGAAAGATATGTGGAAGAACTCGAAACAGCTTGGGATGAGGTTAAGGCTAAGGGTGACTCGGTTATTCGTGGACTCTGGATAAAATATGTAAAGAGGTGAATGCGGCTTTGGCTTTCAATATAGCTGTGTCAGGCAAGGGTGGAACAGGAAAAACCACAATTGCGGGGCTTATAATACGCCTATTAAGCGAGAGAACAAATAAGACGATTCTCGCCATCGACGCCGATCCCAATGCCAATCTAAACGAAGTTCTAGGAGTTTCTGTTAACAAAGCCGTAGGCGATATTAGAGAAGACCTCTTAAAAATTAAGGACCAACTATCTCCAGGAATGTCCAAAGAAGAATACCTCAATTATACTATTCAACAAGCCTTGACAGAAGCGAAGCATTTCGATCTTCTTGTTATGGGACGTCCTGAAGGTCCTGGCTGTTACTGTTATGTTAATAGCATCCTTCGGAAGATTGTGGATAGACTGTCGGATAAGTATGATATTGTCGTAATGGATGCTGAAGCCGGATTAGAACATTTTAGTCGCCGAACAACCAAGGATGTCGACGTTCTTTTAATTACAACCGATCCCACAAGCCGGGGGATTATGACGGCGAAAAGAGTGAAGAAGTTGATACAAGAGTTGCACACAAAAGTGAGATACATGTATGTAATTGCCAATCGGACCCCCCCGTCACTTGCTCCTGTGTTAGAAAAGGAAATCGAAGAAGCAGGGCTTGAGTTGATTGGGACGGTTCCTGAGGATCCCAAAGTGTTGGAATACGACTTTCAGGGAAAACCCTTAGTTGAGCTACCTGAGAGTTCTGAGGCTTTGCGGGCAGTGGCTCAGATTTTGCAAAAACTTCCACTCCCCTTCCAAATTTGATCTATATTTAAATTGGAGTTGTATTGTAGTGTTTTCTACTTTGGCGGCGCTTTCATCGGCTGTAGAACTTTTACGCAAGAATAGGTAGATCGTGTTTGAATGAGGCTGATTGAACAAACGTAGGCTCATAACGCTTTTTTTGGAAGCGAAATTAAAAAGATTCCAGCCTCGCAGAAGAAAATGAAAGTTCTGGATTATTTTCGCCAAATGAATTCACTGGCAACGTAAAGAAGGATGCCAGCAACGAGAAATGCCAAGGTTCCGCCAAGGATTTGAAACTCATACGCTAACAGTTCAGTTTCTGGAGGGGGTATAAAAGCAAAGCCTATGGAAATTAAAGTTACTAGGAAGCCAAGGGCTGAAATAGCTAAAACCCCGGCTAAACCGCCTGGAATTCTAACCTTTCTCGGCATTTCGGGTCGTTTCCATCTAAGCAAAACAACATCAACAAACATAAACAAGTAGGGAATAAAGTAAAGGATCGCGCATAATGAGAAAAGTGTCCAATAAAATGTTGTCACAGCTTCCTTGGGGTAGAAATATCCAAACGATAAAAGTACAGTTGCAATTATCGCTTGCACAAGTAACGCGAAGTCTGGAGTTTTAAATTTTTCATTAACATGACCAAAAATACTTGGCAACCGTTTATCCAGCCCTGTACAGAACAAAATTCGAACTGGACCTAGGATCCAAGTTGACAAAGTGCCGAGGCTTATTAAAACAATAAGAAAGCCGATAAAATAAATCGCTGTTTCAGCACCATACAATCGAAGAACATAACGAATAGCATCAATCATCCCTGTTAGAATATTGATTTCACTGTAGGGGATTACTACAAGTATGGCGAGGGTTCCAACGATGTATATAAGGGCAGAGATAATTGCAGTTAAGAAAATGGCTCTGGGAACATCCTTCCGGGGATTTTTGCATTCATCCCCAAGACTACTCAAAATTTCAAATCCCGCAAAAGCGAAAGCAAATGAAAATAATGGAGCTTGCGGTGCCCAAACCATATTAATAGTTGGAACCCAATTTGAAATAGCAAAGTCATTGGCAATGCCATGGAAGATTGCATAACTGAAACATAAACCTAGAACTATTGCACCCAATGCTACTTTGCATAATCCCCCAATGTTAGGAATCCATTTTCCAACCTTTAACCCTATGATGCCAGCTATCGAAATCAACCAAAAGACCGCAATAGCTACTGTTGTGATAACAGGCATGTCTTGAACTAATTCACGTGCATAAAAGGCGAAAAGTATTGTGACTAAAGCTATCACTGTCATGGGGAAGTAGAAAAAGTTGTTAACCCAATAGAACCATCCACACATGAAACCTGCAAAATTACCCATGGCCTCTTTCGTCCAGAGATAGATTCCGCCTTCTCCTGGTAGTGCGGTCCCAAGTTCAGCTGCCACGTATGCATGGGGTATAAAGAACGTTATAGCCGCTATAAGCCATAGAGTTAGCGATGGAACGCCAATCGCTGCAGCTGAGGCTAGCCATCCTATGCTGACAATGGCGGCTACATAGAATAATGTTGCATCAAAAACATTCATTACGCGTGGTAAAACGGCTTTTTCACCTGTAGCGGAAACAGCATTTTTTCCTTCGATATCCATTCGTTGTAAGCTCCAGCAATGAATTTTCTAAAAATGTTCTTCATCTAGTTTAAAAGTGGTCAATTGTAGAATGATTATAACTTAAAAAACTTTTTATTGATGGGATTTTTATTCGATTTGCTTAATTATTAGGATGTAAGTCTCTTTAAACATTTAAAGTAAACAACTACGTTTTCGATAAGCTTTAAACGTGGTTAACTTGATCTCAATGTCATTCGAAGCTTCAAATCGTTCCAGCAGTGGTGGTTAACATACCTAGGTGTGTTAATGCGGTTTTTCTGCGACATTTTTCGCATATCTCAAGGAGTTCTGGCGAAACTCTGTGTATGCTTTCCTTATTTTTTAGACTCAGCATTAGGTCTTCACTTGCAAAAAATCGGCCGCAGATTTTGCACTTGGTTAGATTTCCTATCCTATCGATTTTGTCTATCTTTGCGACAAGTCGCCGCAGATCAAGTATGTTTATTATTTTGATGGCCTTTTCTGGACAGATTTCTTCACATTTTTTGCAGACGGAACAGAAGCTGTGATAATGCTTTACTATATGTTTCTCTCGGCCTTCTTCAAGAATAATTGCGCCTTCAGGGCAAACGTTGACGCAACTGCCACAGACGGTACATTTTTTCTCATCAATTATAGGTTCGCCGAAAATTTGGTATTCAAGCTCTGGAACAATAAGGCTTGGCTCTTTGGACGTTATCTTAGAAATTGTTGACAAGATTTCGATTAAGGCTTCTCTCTTCTCAGTGATAGTGATAGCCCGAATTCCACGTAGGGGGTTTGGACCGAGTTCTCGAACTTGATTTGAAAAGTCGGTTACTAATCTTACGAATTCCGGCGCCATTGCAGCGGAGACGAAAATCATCTCAAGTCTCTTTTCACTTAATCCAAGATCTTCTAGAATTTTCTTTAGTAATAGAACTCTTTTTTCTGACCGTAGGTTGCCATCAACGTAATGACACTGCCCCTTAAGGCAACCTGCTACTATAACTCCGTCTGCACCCCGCTGAAAGGCATGAAGCACATGCATTGGACCTACTCTGCCGGAACAAGGTACTCTGACTATTCGGACATTAGTCGGATAGTCTAATTTGCTGGTGCCGGCTAGATCTGCTGCACCATATGAACACCACCAACAACAGAATGCAACTATAACTGGTTCAAACGTTTCTGACTTTTCTGACATGTTTATCACTCCGCTAGGATTCCATCAATTGCTGCGTAAAGTTGCTGGTCTTTGAAGTGGCGAAGTTGTAAGGCTCCAACTGGACATTCTTCGACGCAGGTTCCACAGCCCTTGCAGACAACTTCGATTATGTAGGGAATACCGTTTTCCTGTATTTTTATCGCTTTATAGGGGCAGATGGCTTCGCATCTTTTGCATTTCACGCATAACGCTTCGTCTACCACGGAGCGGGCGAGATCGATTTCAACTTCCCTTTTCATCATTGGAATGGCAGCTCTGGAGGCGGCAGCCATTGCTTGAGTCACTGTTTCGGAGATATCTTTAGGTCCTACACAGGTCCCGCAGAGATAGATGCCGTCTAGCTTAGTGTCGATCGGTGCTAGCTTAATATGTGCTTCTGAAAGGAAACCGTCTGGACCTAAACTTAGGTTAAGGGTCTTGACAAGCTCATCTATTCCTTGGCTGGGCGTTATGCCGCATGTCAATACTAGCAGTTCAGCGTCAAGTATGGTTTCCATGGTTTCACTTTTTATTGTTACTTTGATATTGCCTTGAGCTTCTTCTGAGACTCCACTTACGTCTCCTTTAATAAATTTGACACCCATTTCTTGGCAGTCAGTATAATAGGTTTCGTAATCCTTTCCCGTGAGTCGGATATCTTTATAGCAGATTACGACTTCCGCGTTTGGATAAGCGCCCTTGATGTTTTTCGCATGTTTTAGGGCAATCATACAACAAATTTTCGAGCAGTACAAGTTAGTTGCCTTATCCCTTGAACCTACGCATTGGATCATAACCACTTTGTTCGGAATTTTTCCGTCGGAGGGGCGTTTAATTAATCCTTGTGTTGGTCCGCTTGGATCTAGCATCCGAGCAAGTTCTAACTGGGTGATAACGTTGGGGAATTTGCCGTAACCATAAAGTCCATTAGGCCTAAATTCTTCGAAACCAGTTGCAACAATAACCGTTCCAATTTCAACTTCGGTTTCGCCACCCTTTTCTTCGAGGTTTATCGCTTTCGTAGGGCAAATTTTGACACATTCACCGCATTTGTTGCAACTTTGGAGATCAATTACATATGTATGCGGGATCGCCTGCGTGAATGGAAGATAAATTGCCTTGCGCTTACTTAAACCGAGGTTAAATTCATCTGGAACTGTAATCGGGCAAACATTTTCGCATAAGCCACATGAAATGCAGAGCTTCTCGTTTACACAGCGTGGACGTTGCAAAATTTTAGCTTTGAAGTTACCAATGTAGCCTTCCAACTCCTTTACGACAGCTTGAGTATACAGCTTAATCCTCGGGTTAGTGGTAATCTCAGTTTTATACATACATTTTCTATGTAACTCAGCGGGTCTAGGAGAGATGCAAATGCCGCAGTCTTCTGTTGGAAAAACTCCACCCAGCTGAGCTACTTTACCGCCTATGTAGGGTTGTCTTTCAACTAAATGAACGTCAAAGCCATAGTCGGCTAGAGTAAGTGCCGCTTGGATGCCAGCAATTCCAGCACCGATAACTAGGGCGGACGGTTTTACCGACTGTTTGGTAAGTCCTATGACCTCAAGCAATTTTGAACGTTCAACCGAAGCTCTAACTAGGTGCTTAGCCTTAGAGGTGGCTTTTTCAGGTTCATGCATATGAGGCCAAGAGCAGTGTTCCCTCAAATTTGCCATTTCAAAAAGGAAGGGGTTCAAACCGGCTTCAGCCACTACCCGACGGAATGTGATTTCATGCAATCTTGGTGAACAGGATGCCACAACAACCCGATTCAGGTTGTAGTTCTTTATCGCATCTTTAATCATAGCTTGCCCGGTTTCTGAGCACATGAATTCGTAGTCAACCGCATAAACAACTCCTGGAATTTTTGAGGCGTACTCGCGTACTGCCTTACAATCTACTGATTTTGCAATGTTTAAGCCGCAGTGGCATACAAAAACTCCGATTCTGACGTCCTTTTCATTTACCACAGCAGATTCCCCTCCCTTACGGAAGCGAGCTTACCAGCTTCAGTTAGAAAATCTTGGGTCATGTTGCCAGAAAGCATCATTATTTGAACTCTGTTGGGCGAGAATCCGGCTTTCGCCAAAATTTTTCTAATAATGTCGATGCGAGATTGAGCTGTGGGTATGCCCTTCTCAAAATGACATCTCTCTTTGGGGCACCCCAAGATTAGCACGCCATCCACACCTTGCGCAAATGCATGTAGGACATGTGAAATTGAAAGGAGACTTTGGCACGGTATAATTACCGGAATTATTGATGGAGAGTACTGTTTACGATAATGCCCTAAACTATCAAGAACAGTGTATCCACATTCTTCGCAAGAGAGTGTAAGAATTAGTGGTTTAGGCCCGTCAATATCCTTGCTAAGAACCGCGGTTATCTGTCTTTGGATGATGTCTAGAGATGTGTTCACCATTGTAATTGCATGGTTCGGACAACTTGTTTCACATAATCCGCAGCTCTGGCAGACTTTTACGTCCACCTGCACGACGTTAGTTTCAGGATTTATGCTTATGGCTTGATATGGACAAACCTTAATGCAGATCTCACATTTTCCACAAAAATTACTGTTAATTAAGGGAACATTCAACGGTTTTTTAATGAACTTACTCATTGTTATAGCGGCTTTCGCCGCGGCTGCGCTTGCCTGCGCAACAGATTCCGGAATATCCTTCGGTCCCTCCGCACAACCACATAAATATATACCTGGAACCTTCGTTTCTACGCTACTCACTTTACGATCAAGCTCACGGAAGAAACCTTCTGGTCCAACTTCTAAACCTAAAATGCGCGCTAGCTCCTTAACACCTTTTGAAGGTACCATTGCACATGAGAGGACGACTAAGTCTGCCTCAATTGCTCGTTTATCACCGTTAGGAGATTGGTACTCTATGGTAAGCTTCCCAGTTTCCTTATCTTGGGTTACTAAGGTCACATTACCTTCGACAAATTTTAATCCAAATCTTTCCCTTGCATTAACGTAGTACTCTTCAAAGCCTTTTCCAGCAGCTCTAATATCTTTATAAATAATAGTTATGTCAGCCTCGGGATCTTGCTCAATTTTTATCAGAACAGAGTTTTTCATCGCTGCCATGCAGCAATAGCGTGAACAATAGGCGTTAATGTATGGGTCTCTTGAGCCAACACATTGAATCATCACAATTCTTTTGGGAGGACGCCCATCTGATACTCTCTTCAA
It contains:
- a CDS encoding CoB--CoM heterodisulfide reductase iron-sulfur subunit A family protein, with translation MVNEKDVRIGVFVCHCGLNIAKSVDCKAVREYASKIPGVVYAVDYEFMCSETGQAMIKDAIKNYNLNRVVVASCSPRLHEITFRRVVAEAGLNPFLFEMANLREHCSWPHMHEPEKATSKAKHLVRASVERSKLLEVIGLTKQSVKPSALVIGAGIAGIQAALTLADYGFDVHLVERQPYIGGKVAQLGGVFPTEDCGICISPRPAELHRKCMYKTEITTNPRIKLYTQAVVKELEGYIGNFKAKILQRPRCVNEKLCISCGLCENVCPITVPDEFNLGLSKRKAIYLPFTQAIPHTYVIDLQSCNKCGECVKICPTKAINLEEKGGETEVEIGTVIVATGFEEFRPNGLYGYGKFPNVITQLELARMLDPSGPTQGLIKRPSDGKIPNKVVMIQCVGSRDKATNLYCSKICCMIALKHAKNIKGAYPNAEVVICYKDIRLTGKDYETYYTDCQEMGVKFIKGDVSGVSEEAQGNIKVTIKSETMETILDAELLVLTCGITPSQGIDELVKTLNLSLGPDGFLSEAHIKLAPIDTKLDGIYLCGTCVGPKDISETVTQAMAAASRAAIPMMKREVEIDLARSVVDEALCVKCKRCEAICPYKAIKIQENGIPYIIEVVCKGCGTCVEECPVGALQLRHFKDQQLYAAIDGILAE
- a CDS encoding hydrogenase iron-sulfur subunit; the encoded protein is MKATTQLVMLCTCGGSLGTALDYNPLIEFLEAMGNEVYVEITPFLCQPEGLRKIETCITEKKPQGVVVAACSKRLLLPLIKGSIIKCGFTEHQVEFVNLREHCAWVHHNNKEMATSKAKRMLKASIEKARFLQAVGEQEIKVTERALVIGGGVAGIQAALDLAEQGFKVYLLDRSPTIGGHMALLVKTYPTDDCAICILGPKMADAGAHLNIELWTYCEVKKVEKFLGGFKVTVLKKPRYVDFGKCTGCGTCAEKCPVKVRNEWNGGLGFRKAIYIPFPQSLPRKYTVDPENCLFLTRGVCKACEKVCPAKALDFNQKPEEVTLEVGSIIVATGFEEFNPSTLPHLGFGTYPDVITQFQLARILDPSGPTEGKLKRVSDGRPPKRIVMIQCVGSRDPYINAYCSRYCCMAAMKNSVLIKIEQDPEADITIIYKDIRAAGKGFEEYYVNARERFGLKFVEGNVTLVTQDKETGKLTIEYQSPNGDKRAIEADLVVLSCAMVPSKGVKELARILGLEVGPEGFFRELDRKVSSVETKVPGIYLCGCAEGPKDIPESVAQASAAAAKAAITMSKFIKKPLNVPLINSNFCGKCEICIKVCPYQAISINPETNVVQVDVKVCQSCGLCETSCPNHAITMVNTSLDIIQRQITAVLSKDIDGPKPLILTLSCEECGYTVLDSLGHYRKQYSPSIIPVIIPCQSLLSISHVLHAFAQGVDGVLILGCPKERCHFEKGIPTAQSRIDIIRKILAKAGFSPNRVQIMMLSGNMTQDFLTEAGKLASVREGNLLW